In Halobacillus amylolyticus, the following proteins share a genomic window:
- the exaC gene encoding acetaldehyde dehydrogenase ExaC: MVYAFPNTEGSIVQYKKRYDNFIGGKWTPPVKGQYFNNVTPVTGKTFCQVARSTEEDIELAVDAAHEAKDAWGKTSVTERSLILNRIADRMEENLEKLAVAETWENGKAVRETLNADIPLAIDHFRYFASVIRAQEGSIGEIDNDTVAYHFHEPLGVVGQIIPWNFPILMATWKVAPALAAGNAIVLKPAEQTPASFLYFLEIVEDLLPPGVLNVVNGFGLEAGKPLAQNPRINKVAFTGETTTGRMIMQYASQNIIPVTLELGGKSPNIFFEDVMSKDDNFLDKAIEGMVMFALNQGEVCTCPSRALVHESIYDQFMEKVIDRVKAIKTGNPLDPEVMMGAQASSEQLDKILSYLDIGKEEGAECLIGGERNKLDGDFADGYYVQPTMFKGNNKMRIFQEEIFGPVLAVTTFKDPEEAMEIANDTLYGLGAGVWSRDINTAYRFGRGIEAGRVWTNCYHAYPAHAAFGGYKMSGVGRENHKMMLSHYQQTKNMLVSYSAQKLGFF; encoded by the coding sequence ATGGTATACGCGTTTCCAAACACAGAGGGGTCGATTGTACAGTACAAAAAACGTTACGATAATTTTATCGGTGGTAAATGGACACCGCCGGTGAAAGGACAATACTTCAATAATGTCACTCCAGTAACAGGGAAAACGTTCTGTCAGGTGGCCCGTTCTACAGAGGAAGATATTGAACTTGCAGTTGATGCTGCTCATGAAGCAAAGGACGCTTGGGGTAAAACGTCGGTCACAGAGCGATCGTTGATTTTAAATCGGATCGCCGATCGTATGGAGGAGAACCTTGAGAAGCTGGCGGTTGCGGAAACCTGGGAAAATGGAAAGGCTGTCAGGGAAACGCTTAATGCAGACATCCCGTTAGCCATCGATCATTTCCGTTACTTTGCTTCTGTGATTCGTGCCCAGGAAGGTTCAATTGGCGAAATTGACAACGACACGGTTGCTTATCACTTTCACGAACCCCTAGGTGTAGTTGGACAAATCATCCCATGGAACTTCCCTATTCTAATGGCGACGTGGAAAGTAGCTCCTGCATTAGCTGCCGGAAATGCGATTGTACTTAAACCGGCTGAGCAGACACCTGCTTCCTTTTTATACTTCTTAGAAATAGTTGAAGATTTACTTCCGCCAGGTGTACTAAATGTCGTTAATGGTTTTGGCCTCGAAGCTGGGAAGCCGCTTGCCCAAAACCCTAGAATCAATAAGGTGGCCTTCACCGGCGAAACGACAACTGGCCGGATGATTATGCAATATGCTTCGCAAAATATTATCCCTGTCACCCTTGAGCTTGGCGGGAAGTCCCCGAACATATTCTTTGAAGATGTAATGAGCAAGGATGACAACTTCCTCGATAAAGCGATTGAGGGAATGGTTATGTTCGCCCTAAACCAGGGAGAGGTATGTACCTGCCCTTCACGAGCGCTCGTCCATGAATCTATCTATGATCAGTTCATGGAAAAAGTAATTGATCGCGTCAAAGCAATCAAAACGGGGAACCCACTTGATCCTGAAGTCATGATGGGGGCACAAGCGTCTTCCGAACAGCTTGATAAAATCCTTTCTTATCTTGATATTGGTAAAGAGGAAGGGGCGGAATGTCTCATCGGCGGAGAACGCAACAAACTTGATGGCGACTTTGCTGACGGATACTATGTCCAGCCAACGATGTTTAAAGGAAATAATAAGATGAGAATTTTCCAAGAAGAAATCTTTGGTCCTGTCCTTGCGGTGACTACATTTAAAGATCCTGAGGAAGCTATGGAGATTGCCAATGATACACTTTATGGTCTTGGTGCAGGTGTTTGGTCTCGTGACATCAATACAGCTTATCGCTTCGGCCGCGGCATTGAAGCCGGCCGCGTGTGGACGAATTGCTACCACGCTTACCCTGCTCACGCAGCCTTTGGCGGGTATAAGATGTCTGGTGTTGGCCGTGAGAATCATAAGATGATGCTAAGCCACTACCAGCAAACGAAAAACATGCTCGTAAGTTACAGTGCTCAAAAACTAGGATTCTTTTAA
- a CDS encoding PD-(D/E)XK nuclease family protein, translating to MFEVRRFPELSWSLSRHKTMLTCLRKYAYDYYVSHNGWLTDGDSLARQAYRLKKITNLEMHFGSVVHDLIYQIIQHVLSGKEIPSEEAVVDEIRHHLNRGFVESTRKEHLWYNRPKHYTMLHEVYYSQTNTLPPSKITKITDRLHSTVKNFYASQSFADVLNKQNMRFIESEKFRFMKVDGTKIFVVMDLVYKDLRQGKWVIVDWKTGKSSDEDRNQLALYALYLQQKHDIESLDDIIIRNEYLLESTNIEHKLNEHDLVNVQRLYHISIEQMKEHLLDSEQNQPLPIEQYPMQEDPRICARCNYQELCFPASK from the coding sequence ATGTTTGAGGTGAGGCGTTTTCCGGAGTTGTCTTGGTCGTTGTCGCGGCATAAGACGATGCTGACTTGCTTACGGAAATATGCTTATGATTATTATGTTTCCCACAACGGTTGGCTGACGGATGGGGATTCGCTGGCCCGCCAAGCTTATCGCTTAAAGAAAATCACGAATCTTGAGATGCATTTCGGCAGTGTTGTGCATGACCTAATCTATCAAATTATTCAACATGTACTAAGCGGTAAAGAGATTCCTAGCGAGGAGGCTGTCGTTGATGAGATTCGTCATCACTTGAATCGAGGCTTCGTTGAATCCACTCGCAAGGAGCATCTCTGGTACAACCGCCCTAAGCATTATACGATGCTTCACGAAGTTTACTATAGCCAGACGAATACTCTCCCACCGTCCAAGATTACAAAAATTACGGATCGACTTCATAGCACGGTGAAAAACTTTTATGCTAGTCAATCGTTTGCAGATGTTCTTAATAAACAAAATATGCGGTTTATAGAATCCGAGAAATTCAGATTTATGAAGGTAGATGGAACGAAGATTTTTGTCGTGATGGACCTAGTGTACAAGGATTTGCGACAAGGCAAATGGGTGATTGTTGATTGGAAGACAGGCAAATCGTCTGATGAAGATCGCAACCAGCTTGCTCTTTATGCACTGTACTTACAGCAAAAGCATGACATTGAGTCACTCGATGATATTATCATCCGCAACGAGTATTTATTAGAAAGTACTAACATTGAGCATAAGCTGAATGAGCACGATTTGGTAAATGTTCAGCGTCTCTATCATATTAGTATCGAACAAATGAAGGAACACCTTTTAGATAGTGAACAAAACCAACCTTTGCCAATTGAACAGTACCCCATGCAAGAAGATCCGCGGATATGTGCCCGCTGTAACTATCAGGAACTTTGCTTTCCCGCAAGCAAATGA
- a CDS encoding SDR family oxidoreductase produces MKVLVAGANGTTGRLLIQYLKEDGHEAYGMVRKEEQKTKIEGLGGIPVLADLTKDVGHTVKGMDAVIFAAGSGSSTGSDQTTAVDRDGAINLVKATENLGIKKFVMLSAISADDPSQGSGPMEHYLKMKLEADEYLQGTELDYTIVRPGGLTNEEGTSKIKVGKKVDRDSIPRADVAKTMIAALEEPNAYHKTFEMVSGDTQIEDALKSL; encoded by the coding sequence ATGAAAGTACTAGTAGCAGGAGCAAATGGTACAACAGGACGTTTACTCATACAATATCTGAAAGAAGATGGCCACGAAGCTTATGGTATGGTTCGTAAAGAAGAACAGAAAACAAAGATTGAAGGATTAGGCGGTATCCCCGTCTTAGCTGATTTAACGAAAGATGTAGGGCATACGGTTAAAGGAATGGATGCCGTCATCTTCGCAGCTGGCTCCGGATCAAGCACAGGCTCAGATCAAACGACAGCGGTTGACCGTGACGGGGCTATCAACCTCGTTAAGGCAACAGAAAACCTAGGGATTAAGAAGTTTGTCATGCTAAGTGCAATTTCTGCAGATGACCCTAGTCAAGGCTCTGGACCGATGGAGCATTATTTGAAAATGAAACTTGAAGCAGATGAATACTTGCAAGGCACAGAGTTAGACTATACGATCGTCCGTCCTGGTGGTTTAACCAACGAGGAAGGTACTAGTAAAATTAAAGTTGGTAAAAAAGTAGACCGTGATTCTATTCCAAGAGCCGATGTCGCGAAGACGATGATCGCAGCACTCGAAGAACCGAATGCCTACCATAAAACATTCGAAATGGTTTCCGGTGACACACAAATCGAAGATGCGCTAAAGAGCCTTTAA
- a CDS encoding 5'-3' exonuclease, which produces MTTTNRIMLVDGMALLFRAFYATAMSNYYMINSKGVPTNAVYGMMKHLFTAIDTYQPTHVVCCWDMGSKTFRNDLFPEYKANRGEAPEELIPQFELAKEVVESLNIPNVGQAGFEADDCMGTLSRLYCEDSQVFILTGDQDMLQLLQPNVSVVLLKKGYGNYAEYQEGAFFEEKGITPAQMVDLKALMGDSSDNYPGVRGIGEKTALKLLIKHKTIERILENIDQLTKGQRNKIEQDLEMLHLSRKLARIHCEADVNCSLEDALFFIDEEQMGRKFDELEFKNWQKNIVGM; this is translated from the coding sequence ATGACAACAACGAATCGAATTATGCTCGTTGACGGAATGGCATTACTTTTCCGCGCGTTCTATGCCACGGCAATGAGCAATTATTATATGATTAATAGCAAAGGCGTGCCTACAAATGCTGTTTATGGGATGATGAAGCATTTATTTACAGCGATTGATACGTATCAGCCGACACATGTTGTGTGCTGCTGGGATATGGGAAGCAAAACGTTTAGGAATGATCTGTTTCCAGAATATAAGGCGAATCGCGGAGAAGCACCTGAGGAGTTGATCCCGCAGTTTGAACTTGCCAAGGAAGTTGTGGAATCATTGAATATCCCGAATGTAGGCCAGGCTGGTTTTGAAGCAGATGATTGCATGGGAACATTAAGCCGCTTGTACTGTGAAGATTCACAAGTATTCATCCTTACAGGCGATCAAGATATGCTGCAGTTGCTGCAGCCGAATGTCTCTGTTGTATTATTGAAAAAAGGATATGGCAACTATGCTGAATATCAGGAAGGTGCTTTTTTTGAAGAAAAAGGAATCACACCTGCCCAAATGGTAGATTTAAAGGCATTAATGGGGGATAGTAGTGATAATTATCCGGGCGTGCGAGGAATTGGTGAAAAAACAGCACTAAAGCTATTAATCAAGCATAAAACGATCGAAAGGATACTAGAAAATATCGATCAGTTAACAAAAGGGCAACGCAATAAAATTGAACAGGACCTTGAGATGCTTCACCTATCGAGGAAGCTTGCGCGTATTCATTGTGAAGCGGACGTCAATTGCTCATTGGAGGATGCTCTGTTTTTCATAGATGAAGAGCAAATGGGAAGGAAATTTGATGAGCTGGAGTTTAAGAATTGGCAGAAGAATATTGTAGGGATGTAA